A part of Betaproteobacteria bacterium genomic DNA contains:
- the glyQ gene encoding glycine--tRNA ligase subunit alpha encodes MLTFQDLVLTLQSYWGRQGCALLQPYDMEVGAGTSHTATFLRALGPEPWRAAYVQPSRRPKDGRYGDNPNRLQHYYQYQVVLKPSPENILDLYLGSLEAIGIDPRRNDIRFVEDDWENPTLGAWGLGWEVWLNGMEVTQFTYFQQVGGLDCKPVLGEITYGLERLAMYIQSKENVFDLVWTPGIAYRDVYHQNEVEQSTYNFEHSNVAWLLQQFNAFESEAKRLIEAGLPLPGYEMVLKSAHTFNLLDARGAISTTERAGYIGRIRALARMVAQAYYESRERLGFPMLKAA; translated from the coding sequence ATGCTCACCTTCCAAGACCTCGTCCTGACGCTCCAGTCCTACTGGGGCAGACAGGGCTGTGCACTGCTCCAGCCATACGACATGGAAGTCGGGGCTGGAACCTCCCATACCGCAACGTTCCTGCGGGCGCTGGGCCCTGAACCGTGGCGCGCAGCCTATGTACAGCCCTCGCGCCGTCCCAAGGACGGCCGGTACGGCGACAACCCGAACCGGTTGCAGCACTACTATCAATACCAGGTCGTGCTGAAGCCCTCGCCCGAGAACATTCTCGATCTCTACCTCGGTTCGCTCGAGGCCATCGGCATCGACCCGCGGCGCAACGACATCCGCTTCGTGGAAGACGACTGGGAAAATCCGACGCTGGGCGCCTGGGGACTCGGGTGGGAAGTCTGGCTGAACGGCATGGAAGTGACGCAGTTCACCTACTTCCAGCAAGTAGGTGGGCTCGACTGCAAGCCCGTACTGGGCGAAATCACCTATGGCCTGGAACGGCTCGCCATGTATATCCAGTCGAAGGAGAACGTGTTCGATCTGGTCTGGACACCCGGAATCGCCTATCGGGACGTATACCACCAGAACGAAGTGGAGCAATCCACCTACAACTTCGAGCATTCCAACGTGGCGTGGCTGCTGCAGCAGTTCAACGCCTTCGAATCGGAGGCCAAGCGCCTGATCGAAGCCGGTCTGCCTCTGCCGGGATACGAGATGGTGTTGAAGAGCGCTCACACGTTCAATCTGCTCGATGCGCGCGGTGCGATTTCCACGACGGAACGCGCCGGATACATCGGCCGCATCCGGGCACTCGCCCGCATGGTGGCGCAGGCCTACTACGAATCGCGCGAGCGCCTGGGCTTTCCCATGCTGAAAGCCGCCTGA
- a CDS encoding 3'-5' exonuclease: MRLLRWIGRLPLLDRTPRASALREWRTLTAQAPGTPLEFARFVVVDTETSGLDPRRAELLSIGACRVDCATLGVDSGLELQVAPRTLSAHENVLVHGIGHEMQSAAQPLEGAMLRWIAYCGRSFPVGFHALYDATILARHARAALGAKLPLDWLDVGVLLPALHGENRPDFGSLDEWLDRCDIRCPVRHSALADAYATAQLFLRVLQMARDRGILDVQSLVALQKRHVDNQLRPAIAPVGA, translated from the coding sequence ATGAGGCTGTTGCGCTGGATCGGCCGTCTGCCCCTCCTGGACCGGACACCCCGCGCATCGGCGCTGCGCGAATGGCGCACCCTGACAGCCCAGGCGCCGGGCACGCCACTGGAATTCGCACGTTTTGTCGTCGTGGACACGGAAACCTCGGGACTCGACCCGCGGCGTGCCGAATTGCTGTCGATAGGCGCCTGCAGGGTGGATTGCGCAACACTGGGCGTGGACTCCGGACTGGAACTGCAGGTCGCCCCGCGAACGCTCAGCGCGCACGAGAATGTGCTGGTGCACGGAATCGGTCACGAGATGCAGAGCGCAGCTCAGCCCCTGGAGGGGGCGATGCTGCGATGGATCGCCTACTGCGGGCGCTCCTTTCCGGTGGGATTTCACGCCCTGTACGACGCCACGATCCTGGCCCGGCACGCGCGGGCTGCGCTGGGTGCCAAGCTCCCGCTGGACTGGCTGGATGTGGGCGTGTTGCTCCCTGCACTTCACGGCGAGAACCGCCCTGACTTCGGATCTCTCGACGAATGGCTGGACCGGTGCGACATCCGCTGTCCGGTGCGGCACTCGGCGCTCGCGGACGCGTACGCCACCGCGCAACTGTTCCTGCGCGTGCTGCAGATGGCGAGGGATCGTGGAATCCTGGACGTCCAGTCCCTTGTTGCATTGCAAAAGCGCCATGTCGACAACCAACTGCGCCCCGCCATTGCCCCGGTAGGTGCCTGA
- a CDS encoding CBS domain-containing protein: MEQPSRSVSGPLIAIVADELRRHAPFDRMSIEHLQWLAGEASIVYFPSGATILEPGQGVPRYCYIVKQGAVAGFGPDQTATETPQWRVSAGECFPLGALVSVRPVTTVARAAGDAFCYRIGAKAFDDLMEKSIPFRDFATRRLARLILDSRLAQRVDATSASRQPLERRLEDLVPGQATLCSPDESVRNVVSKMRSGRADSALIVDERHAALGIFTLRDLRDRVALEPARLEQAVAEVMTRNPTTLPADAMAFEAALLMAERGFRHVIVTREDRVIGVVSESELFAAQRIGMPALSAAIRSAPDVAVLRRAAEDVRTLTRGLGAEGMPAEQITRIVATLNDLITIRVIELECAAADIDPSTFCWLAFGSEGRHEQTFATDQDNGLLFPDPPDGDGETMRQRLLPLARRVNASLAECGFPLCKGDIMAGNPRWCLSLSEWKKAFADWLRNPDGEALLHAAIFFDLRALHGAVELAADLRSWLADAAKGNNVFLRIMAENALRNEPPLGLLKDFSLAEHEGRPDTLDLKVNGAAIFVDAARLLALAAGGTQAGTADRLRGVALARGFDENETQAWLEAFHFVQQIRLNHQLRCIEERRPPDNFVAPETLNALDRRILKESLRQARKLQTRLKLDYRL, from the coding sequence ATGGAACAACCCAGCCGAAGCGTGTCCGGCCCGCTGATTGCGATCGTTGCCGACGAACTCCGTCGGCATGCCCCGTTCGACCGCATGTCCATCGAGCATCTCCAATGGCTGGCGGGCGAAGCGTCGATCGTCTATTTCCCGTCGGGTGCCACGATCCTGGAGCCGGGCCAGGGCGTCCCCCGATACTGCTACATCGTCAAGCAAGGTGCGGTCGCGGGGTTCGGGCCCGATCAGACGGCCACCGAAACACCGCAGTGGCGCGTCTCCGCCGGGGAGTGCTTTCCCCTCGGGGCGCTCGTCTCGGTCAGACCGGTGACGACCGTGGCGCGCGCGGCCGGCGACGCCTTCTGTTATCGCATCGGCGCGAAGGCCTTCGACGACCTGATGGAGAAGAGCATCCCGTTTCGCGACTTCGCGACGCGGCGGCTCGCCCGGCTGATCCTCGACTCGCGTCTGGCGCAACGCGTGGATGCCACCAGCGCATCCCGGCAACCGCTCGAGCGCCGCCTCGAGGACCTCGTACCGGGCCAGGCAACCCTCTGCAGTCCCGATGAATCGGTCCGGAACGTCGTCTCGAAAATGCGTTCGGGGCGCGCCGATTCGGCGCTGATCGTGGATGAACGGCATGCGGCGCTGGGCATTTTCACGCTGCGGGACCTCCGGGATCGCGTCGCCCTGGAACCCGCCCGCCTGGAGCAGGCAGTGGCGGAGGTGATGACCCGGAACCCGACGACATTGCCCGCCGATGCCATGGCGTTCGAGGCTGCGTTGCTCATGGCCGAACGTGGCTTCCGCCACGTCATCGTGACGCGAGAAGACCGCGTCATCGGCGTCGTATCCGAAAGCGAGCTTTTCGCCGCTCAACGGATCGGCATGCCGGCGCTTTCCGCGGCCATCCGGTCGGCTCCGGACGTTGCAGTTCTCCGCCGCGCCGCGGAGGACGTCCGGACCCTCACGCGAGGCCTGGGCGCGGAAGGCATGCCCGCCGAGCAGATCACCAGGATCGTGGCCACGCTGAACGATCTCATCACCATCCGCGTGATCGAGCTCGAGTGCGCGGCGGCTGACATCGACCCGTCCACCTTCTGCTGGCTGGCCTTCGGCTCGGAAGGCCGGCACGAGCAGACGTTCGCGACGGATCAGGACAACGGCCTGCTGTTCCCCGACCCGCCCGACGGCGATGGCGAGACGATGAGGCAGCGCCTCCTGCCCTTGGCCCGGCGCGTCAACGCTTCCTTGGCGGAATGTGGCTTTCCGCTGTGCAAGGGAGACATCATGGCCGGCAATCCGCGCTGGTGCCTGAGTCTGTCCGAATGGAAGAAGGCGTTCGCCGACTGGCTGCGCAATCCCGACGGCGAAGCTCTCCTGCACGCGGCCATCTTCTTCGATCTGCGCGCCCTGCATGGGGCCGTGGAACTTGCCGCGGATCTGCGCTCGTGGCTTGCGGATGCCGCCAAGGGCAACAACGTGTTTCTCCGCATCATGGCGGAGAACGCCCTGAGGAACGAACCGCCGCTGGGCCTGCTCAAGGATTTCTCGCTCGCCGAGCACGAAGGTCGCCCGGACACGCTCGACCTCAAGGTCAACGGCGCGGCGATCTTCGTCGACGCGGCACGTTTGCTGGCACTCGCCGCAGGCGGCACGCAGGCCGGGACGGCGGATCGGCTGCGTGGCGTGGCCCTCGCAAGGGGGTTCGACGAGAACGAAACGCAGGCGTGGCTGGAAGCATTCCACTTCGTGCAACAGATCCGGCTCAATCACCAGCTGCGCTGCATCGAGGAACGACGCCCCCCGGACAATTTCGTCGCGCCCGAGACCTTGAACGCCCTCGACCGGCGCATCCTGAAAGAGTCCCTGCGCCAGGCGCGCAAGCTGCAGACCCGCCTGAAACTCGACTACCGTCTATGA
- the groL gene encoding chaperonin GroEL (60 kDa chaperone family; promotes refolding of misfolded polypeptides especially under stressful conditions; forms two stacked rings of heptamers to form a barrel-shaped 14mer; ends can be capped by GroES; misfolded proteins enter the barrel where they are refolded when GroES binds): MAAKEVKFHDSARHRIVAGVNILADAVKVTLGPKGRNVVLERSFGAPTITKDGVSVAKEIELKDKFENMGAQMVKEVASKTSDVAGDGTTTATVLAQAIVQEGMKFVAAGMNPMDLKRGIDKAVGAVVEELKKMSKPCTTSKEIAQVGSISANSDQDIGKIIADAMEKVGKEGVITVEDGSGLNNELEVVEGMQFDRGYLSPYFINNAERQIAILDNPFVLLHDKKISNIRDLLPVLEQVAKAGRPLLIIAEEVEGEALATLVVNNIRGILKTCAVKAPGFGDRRKAMLEDIAILTGGTVIAEEVGLSLEKASLTDLGQAKRIEIGKEETTIIDGAGDAKGIEARVKTIRTQIDEATSDYDREKLQERVAKLAGGVAVIKVGAATEVEMKEKKARVEDALHATRAAVEEGIVPGGGVALLRARSAVAVKGEHHDQDAGIKIVLRALEEPLRAIAANAGAEPSVVINKVVENKGNFGYNASNDTYGDMVEQGVLDPTKVTRCALQNAASVAGLILTTDAMVAELPKEDSPMPGGGGMGGMGGMDM, from the coding sequence ATGGCAGCCAAAGAAGTCAAGTTTCACGATTCCGCCCGTCACCGCATCGTCGCCGGCGTCAACATCCTGGCCGACGCCGTCAAGGTGACCCTCGGCCCCAAGGGCCGCAATGTCGTTCTGGAGCGCTCGTTCGGCGCCCCGACGATCACGAAGGACGGCGTCTCCGTCGCCAAGGAAATCGAACTGAAGGACAAGTTCGAGAACATGGGCGCCCAGATGGTCAAGGAAGTCGCGTCGAAGACCTCCGACGTGGCCGGTGACGGCACCACGACCGCCACGGTGCTGGCCCAGGCCATCGTCCAGGAAGGCATGAAGTTCGTGGCCGCCGGCATGAACCCGATGGACCTGAAGCGCGGCATCGACAAGGCCGTCGGCGCCGTCGTCGAAGAGCTCAAGAAGATGAGCAAGCCCTGCACGACCAGCAAGGAGATCGCGCAGGTGGGTTCCATCTCCGCCAACTCCGACCAGGACATCGGCAAGATCATCGCCGACGCCATGGAAAAGGTCGGCAAGGAAGGCGTGATCACGGTCGAGGACGGTTCTGGCCTCAACAACGAACTGGAAGTCGTGGAGGGCATGCAGTTCGACCGTGGCTACCTGTCCCCCTACTTCATCAACAATGCCGAGCGCCAGATCGCCATTCTGGACAACCCCTTCGTGCTGCTGCACGACAAGAAGATCTCCAATATCCGTGATCTTCTGCCCGTGCTGGAGCAGGTGGCCAAGGCCGGCCGGCCGCTGCTGATCATCGCCGAGGAAGTGGAAGGCGAAGCACTGGCGACCCTGGTGGTGAACAACATCCGGGGCATCCTCAAGACCTGCGCCGTCAAGGCTCCCGGCTTCGGCGACCGCCGCAAGGCCATGCTGGAAGACATCGCGATCCTCACGGGCGGCACGGTCATCGCCGAGGAAGTGGGTCTTTCTCTCGAGAAGGCGTCCCTGACCGACCTGGGCCAGGCCAAGCGCATCGAGATCGGCAAGGAAGAAACGACGATCATCGACGGTGCCGGCGACGCGAAGGGCATCGAAGCCCGCGTGAAGACGATCCGCACCCAGATCGACGAAGCCACCAGCGACTACGACCGCGAAAAGCTGCAGGAGCGCGTTGCGAAGCTGGCCGGCGGTGTGGCCGTCATCAAGGTCGGTGCCGCGACCGAAGTCGAGATGAAGGAAAAGAAGGCCCGCGTCGAAGACGCCCTGCACGCGACCCGTGCAGCCGTGGAGGAAGGCATCGTCCCCGGCGGTGGCGTCGCTCTGCTCCGCGCCCGTTCGGCTGTCGCCGTGAAGGGTGAACATCACGATCAGGACGCCGGCATCAAGATCGTGCTGCGCGCCCTGGAAGAGCCCCTGCGCGCGATCGCCGCAAACGCTGGTGCCGAGCCTTCCGTCGTCATCAACAAGGTCGTCGAGAACAAGGGCAACTTCGGCTACAACGCGTCCAACGACACCTATGGCGACATGGTGGAGCAGGGCGTGCTGGATCCGACCAAGGTCACTCGCTGCGCACTGCAGAATGCCGCGTCCGTGGCCGGTCTGATCCTCACGACCGATGCCATGGTGGCCGAGCTGCCGAAGGAAGACTCCCCGATGCCTGGTGGTGGCGGCATGGGCGGCATGGGCGGCATGGACATGTAA
- the groES gene encoding co-chaperone GroES translates to MKIRPLHDRVIVKRLEEERKTASGIVIPDNAAEKPDQGEIVAVGTGKVLDDGKVRPLELKKGDRVLFGKYSGQTVKVDGEELLVMREEDIMGVIEA, encoded by the coding sequence ATGAAGATTCGTCCCTTGCACGATCGCGTGATCGTCAAACGCCTCGAAGAAGAGCGCAAGACCGCTTCGGGCATCGTCATTCCCGACAACGCCGCCGAGAAGCCCGACCAGGGCGAGATCGTCGCCGTGGGCACCGGCAAGGTGCTGGATGACGGCAAGGTGCGTCCGCTGGAGCTCAAGAAGGGCGACCGCGTGCTGTTCGGCAAGTACTCCGGCCAGACGGTCAAGGTCGACGGCGAAGAACTCCTCGTCATGCGCGAGGAAGACATCATGGGCGTGATCGAGGCCTGA
- the sucC gene encoding ADP-forming succinate--CoA ligase subunit beta → MKVHEYQAKELLRSFGVATPRGVPCFTVDEAVKAAETLGGKVWVVKAQIHAGGRGKGGGVKVAKSLDEVREWSSKILGMQLVTHQTGPEGQKVRRLLIEEGADIRKELYLGMVVDRVTQKVCVMASSEGGMDIEEVAAHTPEKIHKVYVDPVAGLTDAEADDVALKIGIPQASVGQARSILQALYKAFWETDASLAEINPLILTGDGKVLALDAKMNFDSNALYRHPDIVAMRDLDEEDPAEIEASKFDLSYISLDGDIGCLVNGAGLAMATMDTIKLYGASPANFLDVGGGATTEKVTEAFKIMLRNPNLKAILVNIFGGIMKCDTIAEGVVAAAKEVKLGVPLVVRMKGTNEHLGKEILAKSGLPIITADNMAQAAEKVVAAAKAH, encoded by the coding sequence ATGAAAGTCCACGAATATCAAGCCAAGGAGTTACTGCGTTCGTTCGGCGTCGCGACACCTCGCGGTGTTCCGTGCTTCACGGTCGACGAAGCGGTCAAGGCCGCAGAGACCCTTGGCGGAAAGGTCTGGGTGGTCAAGGCCCAGATCCACGCCGGCGGCCGGGGCAAGGGCGGGGGCGTGAAGGTCGCCAAGTCCCTTGATGAAGTGCGGGAGTGGTCGTCGAAGATCCTCGGCATGCAGCTGGTCACCCATCAGACCGGCCCCGAAGGTCAGAAAGTGCGCCGCCTCTTGATCGAGGAAGGGGCGGACATCCGCAAGGAACTCTATCTGGGCATGGTCGTGGACCGGGTGACCCAGAAGGTCTGCGTAATGGCTTCCAGCGAGGGTGGCATGGACATCGAGGAGGTCGCCGCTCACACACCGGAGAAGATTCACAAGGTCTACGTCGACCCCGTGGCCGGACTGACCGATGCGGAAGCCGACGATGTGGCGCTGAAGATCGGCATCCCGCAGGCCTCCGTCGGCCAGGCCCGCAGCATTCTTCAGGCGCTGTACAAGGCATTCTGGGAGACCGATGCCTCCCTGGCGGAGATCAACCCGCTCATTCTCACCGGCGACGGCAAGGTTCTGGCGCTGGACGCCAAGATGAACTTCGACTCCAACGCACTGTATCGCCACCCCGACATCGTGGCGATGCGCGACCTGGACGAGGAAGACCCCGCCGAGATCGAAGCCTCCAAGTTCGACCTCTCCTACATTTCCCTCGATGGCGACATCGGCTGCCTGGTGAACGGAGCCGGCCTGGCGATGGCCACCATGGACACCATCAAGCTGTACGGCGCCAGCCCGGCGAACTTTCTCGATGTAGGCGGTGGCGCGACGACGGAAAAGGTGACCGAGGCGTTCAAGATCATGCTGCGCAACCCGAATCTGAAGGCGATCCTCGTCAATATCTTCGGCGGAATCATGAAATGCGACACCATCGCGGAAGGCGTGGTCGCGGCGGCCAAGGAGGTCAAGCTCGGCGTTCCCCTGGTCGTCCGGATGAAGGGCACGAACGAGCATCTCGGCAAGGAAATCCTGGCGAAGTCAGGCCTGCCGATCATCACCGCAGACAACATGGCGCAGGCGGCCGAGAAGGTCGTGGCCGCTGCCAAGGCCCACTGA
- the sucD gene encoding succinate--CoA ligase subunit alpha, protein MSILINKNTRVVTQGMTGKTGQFHTRMCRDYANGKNCFVAGVHPTKAGQDLEGIPIYASVRDAKEKTGANASVIYVPPSGAAAAIWEAVEADLDLAICITEGIPVRDMIEVRDRMRKENRRTVLVGPNCPGVITPDEIKIGIMPGHIHRKGRIGVVSRSGTLTYEAVAQLTELGLGQSTAVGIGGDPVNGLKHIDVLRLFNDDPDTDAVVMIGEIGGSDEEAAALWAKDNMKKPLVGFIAGVTAPPGKRMGHAGAIISGGKGTAKEKLEVMEACGIRVTRNPAEMGSLLKSIL, encoded by the coding sequence ATGTCCATCCTGATCAACAAGAACACCCGCGTCGTCACCCAGGGCATGACCGGCAAGACCGGGCAGTTCCACACACGGATGTGCCGTGACTACGCCAACGGCAAGAACTGCTTCGTCGCCGGCGTGCATCCCACCAAGGCAGGCCAGGATCTCGAGGGAATTCCGATCTACGCTTCGGTGCGCGATGCGAAGGAGAAGACCGGCGCGAACGCTTCGGTCATCTACGTTCCCCCCTCGGGGGCGGCCGCCGCGATCTGGGAAGCTGTCGAGGCCGATCTCGATCTGGCGATCTGCATCACCGAGGGAATTCCCGTCCGCGACATGATCGAAGTGCGCGACCGCATGCGCAAGGAGAACCGCCGTACGGTTCTGGTCGGTCCGAACTGTCCCGGCGTCATCACGCCTGACGAAATCAAGATCGGCATCATGCCCGGTCACATCCATCGCAAGGGCCGGATCGGCGTGGTGTCCCGTTCCGGAACGCTCACGTACGAGGCCGTTGCGCAACTGACGGAGCTGGGCCTCGGCCAGTCCACTGCCGTGGGGATCGGAGGCGATCCGGTGAACGGTCTGAAGCACATCGATGTCCTGCGTCTTTTCAACGACGACCCCGATACGGACGCCGTCGTGATGATCGGCGAGATCGGCGGTTCGGACGAGGAAGCCGCTGCGCTGTGGGCGAAGGACAACATGAAGAAGCCGCTCGTGGGATTCATTGCAGGCGTCACCGCTCCTCCGGGAAAACGGATGGGCCATGCTGGAGCCATCATCTCCGGAGGCAAGGGTACGGCCAAGGAAAAGCTCGAGGTGATGGAGGCTTGCGGCATCAGGGTGACCCGCAATCCCGCCGAGATGGGCAGTCTGCTGAAGAGCATTCTCTGA
- a CDS encoding universal stress protein, with product MRKVLVPIDGSENALRALKYAIAQRDVCREPPHLVLVNVQAPIVSGAVKMFLAREQLDDFYGEEGEAALAPARDVAAASGLAMEHHILVGDPAETIAKMAREQACDLIVMGTRGLGTVTGVLLGSVATKVIHLSDRPVLLVK from the coding sequence ATGCGAAAAGTCCTGGTCCCGATCGACGGTTCCGAGAATGCCCTCCGGGCGCTCAAGTACGCGATCGCCCAGCGCGACGTCTGCCGGGAACCCCCACACCTCGTTCTCGTCAACGTGCAGGCTCCCATCGTATCCGGTGCCGTGAAGATGTTTCTGGCACGCGAACAGCTGGACGACTTCTATGGCGAGGAGGGTGAAGCGGCGCTGGCGCCCGCCCGTGACGTGGCTGCTGCCTCGGGCCTCGCCATGGAACACCACATCCTGGTCGGCGACCCGGCCGAGACCATCGCGAAAATGGCACGCGAACAGGCGTGCGATCTGATCGTGATGGGGACGCGGGGATTGGGTACGGTGACCGGCGTGCTGCTGGGCTCCGTCGCCACCAAGGTCATCCACCTGTCCGACCGGCCTGTCCTGCTGGTCAAGTGA
- a CDS encoding protein kinase, with protein MSEKLPETIGKYRVIRELGRGATSCVYLAEDAFHDREVAIKVVKSAGAVESDMNRRYRRVFMNEAALAGKLNHPHIVAIYDAATEESMSYLVMECVDGGTLDQYCTPDALLPLDRLVEIIFKATVALDYAHRQGVIHCDIKPANILIRGDTDIKISDFGASYFGQAEHTFLTGVGSPAYMSPEQVQEKQVSHQTDIYSLGVVMYQLLTGKLPFQGSSRASLLYQVINIEPTPPSELRHGIPDALDQIVLRAMAKSPAQRYGSWMEFGRDLAQAFKHLTLPDEAVSDTEKFTAIRALPFFRDFRDVDVWEAMRIGRWHRIEAGTTVLSEGETAEGFFVLTRGEVEISRSGRLLDTLKAGQCFGEILYFEPEPAPRTTTVKVREVCVAMELRARDLRASSDSLQMQFNRAFMRLLVDRLESRESRIVAEQLPPFAA; from the coding sequence ATGTCGGAAAAGCTCCCCGAAACCATCGGCAAGTACCGGGTGATCCGTGAACTCGGACGGGGTGCGACGAGCTGCGTCTACCTCGCGGAGGACGCCTTTCACGACCGCGAAGTCGCCATCAAGGTCGTGAAGTCTGCCGGAGCGGTCGAGAGCGACATGAACCGCCGTTACCGGCGCGTCTTCATGAACGAGGCCGCACTGGCCGGCAAGCTGAATCACCCGCACATCGTGGCCATCTACGATGCCGCGACCGAGGAATCCATGAGCTATCTCGTCATGGAATGCGTGGACGGCGGTACGCTGGACCAGTACTGCACCCCCGATGCCCTCCTGCCGCTCGACCGGCTCGTGGAGATCATCTTCAAGGCGACGGTGGCGCTGGATTACGCCCATCGCCAGGGCGTGATCCACTGCGACATCAAGCCGGCGAACATCCTCATCCGTGGCGACACGGACATCAAGATCTCCGATTTCGGCGCGTCCTACTTCGGCCAGGCCGAACACACGTTCCTGACCGGGGTGGGATCTCCTGCTTACATGTCACCCGAGCAGGTACAGGAGAAGCAGGTATCGCATCAGACGGACATCTATTCGCTCGGCGTCGTCATGTACCAACTGCTGACCGGGAAGCTGCCGTTCCAGGGGTCGAGCCGCGCCAGCCTTCTCTACCAGGTCATCAACATCGAACCCACGCCGCCGTCGGAACTTAGGCATGGAATTCCCGACGCGCTCGACCAGATCGTTCTGCGGGCGATGGCGAAGTCCCCGGCCCAGCGCTACGGATCCTGGATGGAGTTCGGCCGGGATCTCGCGCAGGCATTCAAGCACCTCACGCTGCCCGACGAAGCGGTATCGGATACCGAGAAGTTCACAGCCATACGCGCGCTGCCATTCTTCCGCGATTTCCGCGACGTGGACGTATGGGAGGCCATGCGGATCGGCCGATGGCATCGCATCGAGGCTGGCACGACGGTGCTGAGCGAGGGCGAGACCGCCGAAGGCTTTTTCGTGCTCACGAGAGGCGAAGTCGAGATCTCGCGCTCGGGCCGCCTGCTGGACACCCTCAAAGCCGGGCAGTGCTTCGGCGAGATTCTCTACTTCGAGCCGGAACCGGCTCCGCGAACGACGACCGTGAAGGTGCGTGAGGTCTGCGTGGCAATGGAACTGCGGGCGCGGGATCTCCGCGCGTCGTCGGATTCCCTCCAGATGCAGTTCAACCGTGCCTTCATGCGGCTGCTGGTCGACCGCCTCGAGAGCCGCGAGTCCCGCATCGTCGCGGAGCAGCTACCACCCTTCGCTGCCTGA
- a CDS encoding glutathione S-transferase N-terminal domain-containing protein, giving the protein MIDLYTWGTPNGRKVSIMLEECGLPYRTHAINIGKNEQFTAEFLAINPNGKIPAIVDDDGPDGKPFNLFESGAILVYLAGKTGRFLPAQPGPRWQALQWLMFQMGGIGPMFGQVHHFLRSAPEPVPYAIERYTGETRRLYGVLDRHLGSHEFLADEYSIADMATYPWVARHEWHKVDLADFPHVKKWFDVIGARPAVAAGMKVPFLN; this is encoded by the coding sequence ATGATCGATCTCTACACGTGGGGCACTCCGAACGGCAGGAAGGTTTCCATCATGCTCGAGGAGTGCGGACTTCCCTATCGCACCCACGCGATCAACATCGGCAAGAACGAGCAGTTCACCGCGGAATTCCTGGCCATCAATCCCAACGGCAAGATTCCTGCGATCGTCGATGACGACGGCCCGGACGGCAAGCCGTTCAACCTGTTCGAATCGGGTGCCATTCTCGTGTACCTCGCGGGCAAGACAGGACGATTCCTGCCGGCCCAGCCAGGCCCCAGATGGCAGGCCCTCCAGTGGCTGATGTTCCAGATGGGCGGTATCGGGCCCATGTTCGGCCAGGTTCACCACTTCCTGAGGTCGGCTCCGGAACCGGTGCCTTATGCCATCGAGCGTTACACCGGGGAAACGCGCCGTCTCTACGGCGTGCTGGACAGGCATCTCGGAAGCCATGAGTTCCTCGCCGACGAGTACTCCATTGCCGACATGGCGACCTATCCGTGGGTGGCGCGGCACGAATGGCACAAGGTGGATCTGGCGGACTTCCCCCACGTGAAGAAATGGTTCGACGTGATCGGTGCGCGTCCGGCGGTGGCAGCCGGGATGAAGGTCCCCTTCCTCAACTGA